In Triticum aestivum cultivar Chinese Spring chromosome 5B, IWGSC CS RefSeq v2.1, whole genome shotgun sequence, the following proteins share a genomic window:
- the LOC123113370 gene encoding UDP-glycosyltransferase 83A1, protein MARGHVMVLPMPCQGHVVPLMELSHRLVDHGFEVTFVNTDVDHALVLAAMAPDGGAALRGIHLASIPDGLAGDEDRKDLNKLIDAYSRHMPGYLERLVGEMEDAGRPRVKWLVGDVNMGWSFEVAKRLGIRVASFWPASAACLAIMLKIPQLIQDGVLNDKGWPERQETLQLAPGMPPLHTSLMSWNNAGAPEGQHIIFDLVCRNNKFNDLAEMTVCNSFHEAEAGAFKLFPNILPVGPLFADGEFQKPVGNFLPEDARCLKWLNARPDGSVVYVAFGSMAIFDPRQFQELAEGLELTGRPFLWVVRPDFTPGLSKAWLAEFQQRVAGTGMIVSWCSQQQVLAHRAVACFVSHCGWNSTMEAARNGVPVLCWPYFCEQFLDRSYVTDVWRTGLAVSPGEDGIVAKEEVRSKVEGVIGDAGIRKRASWLKDAASECIADGGSSHKNFNKFIDLLSQ, encoded by the exons ATGGCGAGGGGCCACGTGATGGTGCTGCCCATGCCGTGCCAGGGCCACGTCGTGCCGCTCATGGAGCTCTCGCACCGCCTCGTCGACCACGGCTTCGAGGTCACCTTCGTCAACACCGACGTGGACCACGCGCTCGTCCTCGCCGCCATGGCGCCGGACGGCGGCGCAGCGCTGCGCGGCATCCACCTCGCCTCCATCCCGGACGGGCTGGCCGGCGACGAGGACCGCAAGGACCTCAACAAGCTCATCGACGCCTACTCGCGCCACATGCCGGGGTACCTGGAGAGGCtcgtgggggagatggaggacgcGGGACGGCCCAGGGTGAAGTGGCTCGTCGGCGACGTCAACATGGGCTGGTCCTTCGAGGTCGCCAAGAGGCTCGGCATCCGGGTCGCCTCCTTCTGGCCGGCCTCCGCGGCGTGCCTCGCCATCATGCTCAAGATCCCCCAGCTCATTCAGGACGGCGTCCTCAACGACAAGG GGTGGCCGGAGCGGCAGGAGACGCTGCAGCTGGCCCCGGGGATGCCGCCGCTGCACACGTCGCTGATGTCGTGGAACAACGCCGGCGCCCCCGAAGGGCAGCACATCATCTTCGATCTCGTGTGCCGCAACAACAAGTTCAACGACCTCGCGGAGATGACCGTGTGCAACTCGTTCCACGAGGCGGAGGCCGGCGCGTTCAAGCTCTTCCCCAACATCCTGCCCGTCGGCCCGCTCTTCGCCGACGGGGAGTTCCAGAAGCCCGTGGGCAACTTCCTGCCGGAGGACGCGAGGTGCCTGAAATGGCTCAACGCGCGGCCCGACGGCTCCGTCGTCTACGTGGCCTTCGGCAGCATGGCCATCTTCGACCCGCGCCAGTTCCAGGAGCTGGCCGAGGGGCTGGAGCTCACCGGCCGGCCGTTCCTGTGGGTGGTGCGCCCGGACTTCACCCCCGGCCTGAGCAAGGCGTGGCTCGCCGAGTTCCAGCAGCGCGTCGCCGGCACCGGCATGATCGTCAGCTGGTGCTCCCAGCAGCAG GTCTTGGCGCACCGGGCGGTGGCGTGCTTCGTGTcgcactgcgggtggaactcgACGATGGAGGCGGCAAGGAACGGCGTGCCGGTCCTGTGCTGGCCCTACTTCTGCGAGCAGTTCCTGGACCGGAGCTACGTCACCGACGTGTGGAGGACCGGCCTCGCCGTGTCCCCCGGCGAGGACGGCATCgtggccaaggaggaggtgaggAGCAAGGTGGAGGGGGTCATCGGCGACGCGGGGATCAGGAAGAGGGCGTCCTGGCTCAAGGACGCGGCGTCCGAGTGCATCGCCGACGGCGGCTCGTCGcacaagaatttcaacaagttcatCGACCTGCTAAGCCAATGA